Part of the Plutella xylostella chromosome 22, ilPluXylo3.1, whole genome shotgun sequence genome is shown below.
CAAAATAGTTGTAGGGTCTTGTAATCTTGTAGGGTAATTTTTCACAGCCTTAAAAAgtgatttttcattttcattgtaGGTATAGATATCCCCCAGTAATCTGgatatttcttttaattattataagtatctATTATCTTGTGTCTATGCGTACTTATTATCTCACTTTATTTTTCACGCTAAACTGACGATTTTGATATACTTATTGCTATTTCTAACAAAATTAGTAGAATCagataataattttaagaggtatatcagtagataaataaacgtacgatgtaagtactttttttatCTGATCAAACTTTGCTAAAATTACtgtgaattaaaaatatttatctagcCTAGATACGATTAAGAtaagattgtattttgcaaGAAGGAAGCAGTTTTGAATTAAATCATTTTTGGTAAATTTATATcgattgttttattattaatttaaattatgtaagtaaatatatctAAGCTGCCGTGTAGTATCTAACCGCTACGCCATCCCAAGTGCTCGTAGTCAGGGTCTGAAAgagaaaagaaaatactttaaaaaattctGACTGTTTGGTTTGTAGACGCGGGAAAAGatagatttttgtattgaaGGTAAAACGATAAAACTGgggaaaaattgacaattgaAAATAGGCggtgttttatttatgagAAAGGTATCAGAACAAGCTTACATAAGAATGATTATCTATAATAGACATCCTTTATTTCAGCGCACAAAAATATCGCACTATAAAAAGTCACAGTGCGCGCAGTACTGTCCTTACAATGCACAATgtaaatacaagtaataatGATCCATAACACTCACAACTTTGAGTTCAGAGTCGGAGAATTCCCTCTTGGTGGTGATGGAGAAGTGAGGGAACTGCTGCACCTGGGTCAGCACGTCACCCTCCAGCGTGAACGTGGTCTTGGACTGGAACAataaggaaaaatattatacagggtgtcccataAGTCAACGGTCAAAATATAACGATTTGCGAGGGTCCGTTTCTAGGCGAAAGATGTTCAGTATGACCAGTAGAACATGGGGttaatataaattgttatCGTTGACGgagacaccctgtattgtaTATTCTGCCAGGTTTTCCACAGACAGAACCATAATTAAATagattttgtttatttgtacataaaataGGACATAATAATGGAACTTCAGTGGCAGTGTGAGAGCCGCCTACACAATAATGACTAGGAAGGTGGACTGACCTTGCCCCAGCAGTGGCGACGAGATGGGCTGTGATGATGTATACTCTTGAGGCAAAAACTACTCACCACACCAGCGGCGGTCTGCTCATTGAACTCCACTCCCGAGGTGAAGGTGTGGGTGCTGCTGAAGGCCGGGGACTGGATGTCCAGGGTGTAGGTCCCGTCAGGGTTGAGGGTCAGGGAGTTGGTGGGAGAGGAGCCCTTCGCGCGAGCTGCTGCTGGGACCTCTGTGGCAATGGATAAAGAGAATGTGTAAGTCACCTAGGCCAGACCCAGAACGGagataaatacaaacttaCGTTTTGCTTAACTTGATACGTGATTAAAATAGGTTCCTGATTGGTGGAAATCTTAGAAGACATACAGATGTTCTTTACAATATTTGCCAAAAATGAATGCAATTATATACCTGAGTACAATCAAACACtggtgatttttttaatgaattggCTCGACTTGTAAGTAATCGCTAATAACCCTACTGTGTTAGCGTTACTTACTCAATGAGTCGAGAAAAGCATCAAAGTTCTCATCTTTGCTGTGCTTGAAGGTTTTCCCGAGGTACGCCATGTTGTCCGACCCGATCACACTATAACAAGATTGTGATTTGCCGCATCGTACAAACCGATATTTATTACTTCAATCGGCAACTTATCTAATCTAGACATCTAGATTAAACATTTACTTACTAACGTGCTTGTACACATGtatatttttcagtttatCTAATTGAAGCCCCACTTGAGTATAAGTCACTTGGCGGGTATTTAGGGTTCAAAGTTTTTTGAAGtgcatttatatttatttcggtTAGATTCTTCTTATCTTTTACTAGTAAATATCACATAACCAAGTTGTAGTTagaatttttaaatataaataatttccaTCCTGACGTAGACGTTATAGTTTAGTTCTATAATTATAtctaactagctgttcccgcgagcttcgcttcgccttaaaaagttttcccgtgggaattccgggataaaaagtagcctatgttctttcccagggtctagaccgtatgtattccaaatttcattcaaatccgttcagtagttttggcgtgaaagagtaacagacagacagacagacagacagacagacagacagacacagttactttcgcatttataatattagttaggattatatatctagataaaacaaaagaaacgaaagtcatcatcattagcTCAGTAGAGACATCTGTgaagaaacctgcacatctagaacTAGCTTACCAAGATCCCACCAGCCTGCAGTGGACCAGTGTTGTGAGAAATGGGATTTATGGGATTAGGAAAACAATTTAGACCGTACGAGTGGACCTGGTGCAGGCACTTACACCCCCATAATAGATAATAGAAGATAATACATaccaatacatacataaacacaataacacacatacataatacgaaataagtaggtaagtacgtattaataacaaataaaagacCGCGGCTCACAAAAAtatcatcatcgttttcaccAAGAAGGTTATGTAACTCGATACAGCTGAATGCGACCTCCTTAGACTTGTGTTCAGCGCCGGTTCTGTGCTTTGTTCGGCTCAATCAATAGTATTAGGTTACATTTTGTCGACAGAAGCTAAGAGAGTCGTTTATCATAACGATGTCGCTTctgggtaggtaggtactctttGACGGTATAATTTTAATGGAGGATTTCAGGATTTACTAATcttgcatgtatttttttgtggcGTAAAATCTTCTTTCATGTGTTTGATTTGAATCCTTGCAACTTTTATTATCTGttttaattttggttaagtatACAGGTCATTGTAAAAAACCCTATGCTGAAACCTACGtatgcagcatgttatatctaagcccgaaaatgaaatcaaaaagaaaaaattcgcaaaaactccattttcaaaagtcacgtgttctatggaaaatgttattttttttcgcgaactTTGACATTCTGATGTTaatttcgggcttagatataaccattgacaaaagaattaagaggacttggcataaaaatcggtacttaaaaatatatcgtcgtctctttttaacttattggtgttatcgtacgtaaaaaaggacaacagtagttttgtctttgcctaaaattacaacattgcgatcggtcgccatgttgattgaccaagattgacatccaaacacaaggtacttcagctgtcaaacaatttgtttgtttacatttttcaagaaaaaagccgccattttaattgacaccaaagtttaggtaagcgcatttttttcgttcatatggcatgtcctctctttattcttttgtcaatggaTATAACATGCTCCATACGTAGGTTTCGTTTTACCCCCTTTATACTTATCGTGTAACATCAGGAATTCCGAACCAAACTAATTCTAAACCCAGAAAACTTTCCAACTATCATTCCTGGTCATATGTTCTAGTCTGTGACTTCatgaacaataataaatttcatttCCCGACCTCATTTGTCATCGGACTGAGACGTAGAAATggaacttatatttttatattactgCTACTGTAAAGTTAGGAAGTGGACGTTTGATAAATTGGCTGGAGCTTTGAGAATTATATTTGTCGTGAAGGTGTTACTGAATGTAGCATGtgattgttaataaataatatcgtAAGTGAAACGTAATGGTAGTGTAGGTTATTATGTTTGTGCTTGTCTATCGTGGAGGTTAGGTACCTTCTATTAAAAAGACGAAGTTTAAAAGAATAAACATTCACTAAGCCAAAATGAAGCTTAGCCGTTTTGAGAATATGATGTTTGTATTAATAGCTCTATATAcacatattttacttattgAAATTACACAGCATTTCAAAGTATTCCTGAAACCACAATAGATAAGAATAGAGTGGTTTatctaaatattttcattacaGATTTTGAAAAGTACACCCCCGCTTAGTGAAATTCAACTTCACGTAAAGAAAACTAGTACTTATTGCCATTGTGACAGATATTATATCCAAACAGCCACTTGCTCGGTATACAACAAAGGGGTCGTAATTCGATTACGATTCGATTCATTACTCGAGAAGACGTTGTGTCGTGATTCGAAAATAATTTCGAAAACGCGTCTGCGTCGATGCACGatgtaaatgaattaagaTGAATGGGCTGGGGTGGGGATGTGAGGTTTTGGTTTTGTGTTGATCGCCTTTTGTTTTGGTCTCCTGTTGATTGTTAGTGCGTCTGTCCACCGCCGCCGTCACCGTCACGACACCGGAACGAGATTATTTCAGGCCAAGTTTAAATTCATAATTCATGACGACGTGACACGCGGCTaagtaatatgtatatgtaccgTTACTTGGGTGCCGTCATCTCGTTCTGGGTGACGTGACGGTGACGGCGGCGGTGGACAAACACTCTTAGTCCGGTTGCGCGATCGCCCTAAAGCATTCACAAATTCACATTGTTTTGTCTATTCAATTCAGGTTTTGTTCATTATcaaattgaattttattatattttttgctatTAGTAAGGAAAAATGGATGCCTTTACCCAGTACTACTGTAATAAAAACCCACGTTCTGATGTAGTTTTTGTTACCAATCCATGCTATATTAAGATTTTAAGATCCTTCTACCACCTTACCAATTCTTTCGCAATTTCAGATTTAGTCTTAATAGGAACGTTACGTTGTGTGTCtgaggtataaataatactctacataatatactggaatgtcacttataaaaaaaaaccgccCTGTGTAGGCATAGTGAAAGTGCAAACCTAGGCATCATtctacaggtgttgcaaaagtatgGTAAGCCAGTTAAGGGTCATAATGAAACACTATtcttctacgacttttggaaagTCCCTTTCGATACAGTGCGCAAAAAACTCTTTTTTAACATCCTGTatcaaaggttttttttttctatcctTTCGTAAAGGCTTAAAGACACCTGCGCACAACTCTATTTTCCTTGATAAAGTAAGAGTGAGAGGTTGCtccataaaaagttttctcatCCAATATAGAGCTAACCTCTTTTAGAAAATTACTTCATTAGAGAAGCTATCGAGACCCGTTCTTTTAGTGTTGTCCTAATTTATTCCCGAAACTGCCTCAACTTTATTACTAACTAACTAAGTAGTGAGTTGTTGGGTTAAATCGAAGAGGTTAGCGTTTAGATAGGCAAcaagaaaaaattaaatatacatcgaaattaatatttatcgttaattaggtaaatacatatacatatgcactcacgactgtaatccccgaaggggtagtcagaggtggctcacaagcgagtcatccacttttcgcagcacattttgtactcacgttATGTATcgttaattatttaagttaagtCTCTTAagcgatattttttttcgaaaaaaagtTATGTAGTGGATTACACTGCCTGTCGTATTACCTTCTGctgtatatattttacttaactgCTTTTCACATGGAAATTATAATTGAAATTGTGTTGGTTTTTGGAAATATCCGTGCTGAGGAAGCTAACAGACTAACCCCCGAATTCATAATCCGTATAGAGGACGTTTACAAATGATTTCAAAACATAGGACTCTttgggccttaccacaaaaacttagacagtgttTAAAAGGTGTTTATAGCTGTCAAACGACTACAAAATCTGTCGTTCTAAACAtatgttaaacagtgtttagaatagaatagaatagaaattagagaacttataaactaggaacaatgaacaataggcgaccttatcgcttagagcgatctcttacaggtaaccttaaacataaagaaataaaagtaaagaaaatgTGCGGGCGGTGTACttactacctaactacttataataattatagctaAATGTAGCTAACTTATAATATAGTtagtttaatgtttttttgtggtaCAACAGTTTGTATCAGTCAAAAGTCAAGATAATATCACTGTACGAACCTAATgtacggagagtagtttgtaaaaattgacgttcatcagaaatttataatttttacgatgaataaaaaattttgactttgactttgtaAAGTGATTAAAAATCTCTATGAATTCGGGGTAAGTGTATAGTAATCATTTCCCTTCTAGATTTTGGCCCAATCCCCTAAGTTCGTCGCACATTACGCACCTTCCCGTTCCTTCATTCGCAATATATTTGGTCGCCGAAAACCTTTGCAGTTGGACCGATAAATAAGACTGGCCCAAGAAGagagtacaaataaataaaaggcCCTTTGAACCTGAGGTCTACTGAGTTAGGAGGTAAAATACATATGTGTGTGGAATAAAACAACCTTTTTTAACCTAAGAAAAAAGGAAGGAGATTctcaagtaggtatatttttggcCTCACTACGACTACGGCGAAGCCAGGTTTTTTTcgaactaaatataaataggtagcTATGAATATTCGGACATtccataatataatattttttatacaaaagaGATGCCTTgacttatttactatttaaaaaatgctGGCATATAGCAGCTACGCCACAGTAGGTGATCCGGTACTCGGAGCGCTGGCGTGCTGAAAAAAACTGTTACCGTGCCGTTTTTTTTGTACAGAAcattttgacaatatttctAGAGAGCTGTTTCCAACAAACCCTGCAAAATAATTAACAACCACAAAGAAACCAAACAATTGCTACCATAATGCAAAACAAaaccctacactacactactgACCATCTGTCGCTCCTTAAATTgcaataaacatttaaaaaaactcatCATAAGCCCACTATGGTTCGTCGGTGGACATTGTGACAACTCGCGTGCTCCGCAGCTGGGGTCTCTCCAGCTTACGTAAATAGTTTCGGAGCACCGCGGTGcactaaccacgactctatcttgttgcatTAAATAGACTTCGCAAGGAGCTTCCTCGATTGTCGTCTCACTTGCTACCCTatcaccaccgacacattagaaATCAGCATTCCTTATATCGCAACGCTTATATCTGttaaacatctgtcagattcatacaatCAGACATAACAGATCAACGAGGTTGCGTAAAGATTGTTGATAAAggcgcaccctgggcagtaGGCACAGGCAGTCAGCGACAGACGCTAATCCGACTGGCCCTATCATTCCCCACGGTGACTCAACACTAGCCTTGTGTTTGTGAGCGACAGCGAAacgacaagaagaagaacatACCAACTGCATAAAAGTTCTAGATTATTCGTTCTATTAAAAAGCTAAAGTAGT
Proteins encoded:
- the LOC105394016 gene encoding fatty acid-binding protein 1, with translation MAYLGKTFKHSKDENFDAFLDSLKVPAAARAKGSSPTNSLTLNPDGTYTLDIQSPAFSSTHTFTSGVEFNEQTAAGVSKTTFTLEGDVLTQVQQFPHFSITTKREFSDSELKVTLTTSTWDGVAVRYYTAA